The Lysobacter enzymogenes genome window below encodes:
- a CDS encoding ribonuclease HII — protein MLPTDAPAAPRPRARPRLIAGVDEAGRGPLAGPVAVAAVILNPRRRIDGLDDSKKLTEARREALFPLIQERALAWRIEFVEVEEIDRINIFQATMTGMCRALLALTPQAELARVDGNHLPEGLPCRGEALVGGDAIEPSIMAASILAKVARDRLMQQLHETWPQYGFDRHKGYSTAAHLAALQAHGPCPQHRRSFAPVRIEAEQRSLF, from the coding sequence GTGCTCCCGACCGACGCCCCCGCCGCACCCCGCCCGCGCGCCAGGCCGCGCCTTATCGCCGGCGTCGACGAAGCCGGCCGCGGCCCGCTCGCCGGGCCGGTCGCGGTGGCGGCGGTGATCCTGAATCCGCGCCGCCGCATCGACGGCCTGGACGACTCCAAGAAACTGACCGAAGCGCGGCGCGAGGCGCTGTTCCCGCTGATCCAGGAACGCGCGCTGGCGTGGCGGATCGAGTTCGTCGAGGTCGAGGAAATCGACCGCATCAACATCTTCCAGGCGACCATGACCGGCATGTGCCGCGCGCTGCTGGCGCTGACGCCGCAGGCCGAACTGGCGCGGGTCGACGGCAATCATCTGCCCGAGGGCCTGCCGTGCCGCGGCGAGGCGCTGGTCGGCGGCGACGCGATCGAGCCTTCGATCATGGCCGCCTCGATCCTGGCCAAGGTCGCGCGCGACCGGCTGATGCAACAGTTGCACGAAACCTGGCCGCAGTACGGCTTCGACCGCCACAAGGGCTATTCGACCGCCGCGCACCTGGCCGCGCTGCAGGCGCACGGGCCGTGCCCGCAGCACCGGCGCAGCTTCGCGCCGGTGCGGATCGAGGCGGAGCAGCGTTCGCTGTTCTGA
- a CDS encoding DUF1232 domain-containing protein codes for MRMPHPTPTAEPLPFERAPPPHHQQPYEPAMTLRPAAIAAFDALVHELHPDAARVDADRLQRLAAWLAGLPPSQARRVVDERLQCLQDLRAMAHDPAWDCEPALRRRLERLFAYVEQDEDLIPDRVPLLGLLDDVLLIELTWPAFAAEADDYRDFCAYRRLEHPPGDAAAQRAAWVRDRLAELALLQHHARISDSHYANGRTPEPVFRVT; via the coding sequence ATGCGCATGCCTCACCCCACCCCGACCGCCGAGCCGCTGCCGTTCGAGCGCGCTCCGCCGCCGCACCACCAGCAACCCTACGAGCCGGCGATGACGCTGCGCCCGGCGGCGATCGCCGCGTTCGACGCGCTGGTCCACGAGCTCCACCCCGACGCCGCCCGGGTCGACGCCGACCGCCTGCAGCGGCTCGCCGCGTGGCTGGCCGGCCTGCCGCCGAGCCAGGCCCGGCGCGTGGTCGACGAGCGCCTGCAATGCCTGCAGGACCTGCGCGCGATGGCCCACGACCCGGCCTGGGACTGCGAACCGGCGCTGCGCCGGCGGCTCGAGCGCCTGTTCGCCTACGTCGAACAGGACGAGGACCTGATCCCCGACCGGGTGCCGCTGCTCGGCCTGCTCGACGACGTACTGCTGATCGAGCTGACCTGGCCCGCGTTCGCCGCCGAGGCCGACGACTACCGCGACTTCTGCGCCTACCGCCGGCTCGAGCATCCCCCCGGCGACGCCGCCGCGCAGCGCGCCGCGTGGGTGCGCGACCGTCTCGCCGAGCTGGCCCTGCTGCAACACCACGCGCGCATCAGCGACAGCCACTACGCCAACGGCCGCACGCCCGAGCCGGTGTTCCGGGTCACGTAA
- the dnaE gene encoding DNA polymerase III subunit alpha, which yields MSAPFVHLHLHSEYSLADSTIRIGDLVKRCVALGQPAVAVTDLDNIFAAVKFYKACEGAGIKPIIGADVQLADGNEAATRMTLLCRDRGGYLSLSRLLSRAWMEGHRTEGVVLRPEWLREDNDGLFALAGRSSLAGRLAASNREELAHAWLVDWHGVFGDRLHLELTRTQRDGEDAFNAFALHAASKRGLPVVASNDARFLDRDGFEAHEARVCIASGRVLDDPKRPREYSGEQYLKTSEEMAALFADAPDAIDNALALATRCNVELKLGEYALPAFPTPSDHTIESWLRTQSREGLVKRLEKNPLAPGKTREEYDQRLEIELDVIIKMGFPGYFLIVADFINWAKDHEIPVGPGRGSGAGSLVAWALGITDLDPLPYDLLFERFLNPERVSMPDFDIDFCMDRRDEVIDYVARKYGRDRVSQIITYGTMAAKAVVRDAGRVLGHPYGFVDGIAKLIPMTLGISLDDALGESEAAAKNPDLASADLIQRYRNEDDVRDLLDLARSLEDLTRNAGKHAGGVVIAPSPLSDFCPLFAEHDGEGRGRNPVTQFDKDDVEAVGLVKFDFLGLRTLTIIDWAVRAINKRRAKEGLEPLDVNALELTDKPTYELFARGDTVAVFQFESRGMRELLKRAKPDTFEDIIALAALFRPGPLGSGMDKDWVDRKHGNAEVTYPHDSLEPVLAPTYGVIVYQEQVMQIAQVLAGYTLGGADMLRRAMGKKKPEEMAKERAKFEAGCAERDIPAKQASPIFDLMEKFAEYGFNKSHSAAYALVAYQTGWLKRHYGAEFMAATCSSDMDNTDKVVNFLDEARVMGIKVLPPHVNESEYMFEAIDADTIRYGIGAVKGVGRGVCESIVEARRAGPFVDLLDFCKRVDSGKLNRRALEALTHAGALDGLGKNRASLMLQLPEVLKATDQMAKERAAGQVSLFGGFEAATPALHLDLTETNEWPLAQILHGERETLGHYLSGHPFDPYRDELRSLVGTDLGELEGIWEKRPESARSGWRPELEVIVAGQVVGLRKKGDSQMFVQIEDGRGRLECAFFSETYSEFAAMLARDRLLVIQGGLREDAFSGGFALRAARCWDYNAVCAKHAQRLALRLDLRVPGTWQRVDALLAKQRPGPTPIRLDLLRDGAAGMLDLNGPQSVRIDAELTGSLRAQPGVKAVKLTLSKPWARASGGGGD from the coding sequence ATGTCCGCTCCATTCGTTCATCTTCACTTGCACAGCGAGTACTCGCTGGCCGACTCGACCATCCGCATCGGCGACCTGGTCAAGCGTTGCGTCGCCCTCGGCCAGCCGGCCGTGGCCGTGACCGACCTCGACAACATCTTCGCCGCGGTCAAGTTCTACAAAGCCTGCGAAGGCGCAGGCATCAAGCCGATCATCGGCGCCGACGTGCAACTGGCCGACGGCAACGAAGCGGCCACGCGCATGACCCTGCTGTGCCGCGACCGCGGCGGCTACCTCAGCCTGTCGCGCCTGCTCAGCCGCGCCTGGATGGAAGGCCACCGCACCGAAGGCGTGGTGCTGCGCCCGGAATGGCTGCGCGAGGACAACGACGGCCTGTTCGCGCTGGCCGGCCGCAGCAGCCTGGCCGGGCGCCTGGCCGCGAGCAACCGCGAAGAACTCGCCCACGCCTGGCTGGTCGACTGGCACGGCGTGTTCGGCGACCGCCTGCATCTGGAACTGACCCGCACCCAGCGCGACGGCGAGGACGCGTTCAACGCCTTCGCCCTGCACGCGGCGAGCAAGCGCGGCCTGCCGGTGGTCGCGAGCAACGACGCGCGCTTCCTCGACCGCGACGGCTTCGAGGCGCACGAGGCGCGCGTGTGCATCGCCTCGGGCCGCGTGCTCGACGACCCCAAGCGCCCGCGCGAATACAGCGGGGAGCAATACCTCAAGACCAGCGAGGAAATGGCCGCGCTGTTCGCCGACGCGCCCGACGCGATCGACAACGCGCTGGCCCTGGCCACCCGCTGCAACGTCGAGCTCAAGCTCGGCGAATACGCGCTGCCGGCGTTTCCCACGCCGAGCGACCACACCATCGAATCGTGGCTGCGCACGCAGTCGCGCGAGGGCCTGGTCAAGCGCCTGGAGAAGAATCCGCTCGCCCCGGGCAAGACCCGCGAGGAGTACGACCAGCGCCTGGAAATCGAGCTGGACGTCATCATCAAGATGGGCTTCCCCGGCTACTTCCTGATCGTCGCGGACTTCATCAACTGGGCCAAGGACCACGAGATCCCGGTCGGCCCGGGCCGCGGTTCCGGCGCCGGCTCGCTGGTGGCCTGGGCGCTGGGCATCACCGACCTGGACCCGCTGCCGTACGACCTGCTGTTCGAGCGCTTCCTCAATCCCGAACGCGTGTCGATGCCCGACTTCGACATCGACTTCTGCATGGACCGCCGCGACGAGGTCATCGACTACGTCGCGCGCAAGTACGGCCGCGACCGCGTCTCGCAGATCATCACCTACGGCACGATGGCGGCGAAGGCGGTGGTGCGCGACGCCGGCCGCGTGCTCGGCCATCCGTACGGCTTCGTCGACGGCATCGCAAAACTGATCCCGATGACGTTGGGCATCTCGCTCGACGACGCGCTCGGCGAATCGGAAGCCGCGGCGAAGAATCCGGACCTGGCCTCGGCCGACCTGATCCAGCGCTACCGCAACGAAGACGACGTGCGCGACCTGCTCGACCTGGCGCGCAGCCTGGAAGACCTGACCCGCAACGCCGGCAAGCACGCCGGCGGCGTGGTCATCGCGCCGAGCCCGCTGTCGGACTTCTGCCCGCTGTTCGCCGAACACGACGGCGAAGGCCGCGGCCGCAACCCGGTGACCCAGTTCGACAAGGACGACGTCGAAGCGGTCGGCCTGGTCAAGTTCGACTTCCTCGGCCTGCGCACGCTGACGATCATCGACTGGGCGGTGCGCGCGATCAACAAGCGCCGCGCCAAGGAAGGCCTGGAACCGCTCGACGTCAACGCGCTGGAGCTGACCGACAAGCCGACCTACGAACTGTTCGCGCGCGGCGACACCGTCGCGGTGTTCCAGTTCGAATCGCGCGGCATGCGCGAGCTGCTCAAGCGCGCCAAGCCCGACACCTTCGAAGACATCATCGCGCTGGCCGCGCTGTTCCGTCCCGGCCCGCTCGGCTCGGGGATGGACAAGGACTGGGTCGACCGCAAGCACGGCAACGCCGAGGTCACCTATCCGCACGACTCGCTGGAGCCGGTGCTGGCGCCGACCTACGGCGTCATCGTCTACCAGGAACAGGTGATGCAGATCGCCCAGGTCCTGGCCGGCTACACCCTCGGCGGCGCCGACATGCTGCGCCGCGCGATGGGCAAGAAGAAGCCGGAGGAAATGGCCAAGGAGCGCGCCAAGTTCGAAGCCGGCTGCGCCGAGCGCGACATCCCGGCCAAGCAGGCCAGCCCGATCTTCGACCTGATGGAGAAGTTCGCCGAGTACGGCTTCAACAAGTCGCACTCGGCCGCCTACGCCTTGGTCGCGTACCAGACCGGCTGGCTCAAGCGCCACTACGGCGCCGAGTTCATGGCCGCGACCTGCTCGTCGGACATGGACAACACCGACAAGGTGGTCAACTTCCTCGACGAAGCGCGGGTGATGGGCATCAAGGTGCTGCCGCCGCACGTCAACGAATCGGAGTACATGTTCGAGGCGATCGACGCCGACACCATCCGCTACGGCATCGGCGCGGTGAAGGGCGTCGGCCGCGGCGTGTGCGAATCGATCGTCGAGGCGCGCCGCGCCGGCCCGTTCGTCGACCTGCTGGATTTCTGCAAGCGCGTGGACAGCGGCAAGCTCAACCGCCGCGCGCTGGAAGCGCTGACCCACGCCGGCGCGCTCGACGGCCTCGGCAAGAACCGCGCGAGCCTGATGCTGCAGTTGCCGGAAGTGCTCAAGGCCACCGACCAGATGGCCAAGGAGCGCGCCGCCGGCCAGGTCTCGCTGTTCGGCGGCTTCGAAGCGGCGACCCCGGCGCTGCACCTGGACCTGACCGAAACCAACGAGTGGCCGCTGGCGCAGATCCTGCACGGCGAGCGCGAGACCCTCGGCCACTACCTCAGCGGCCATCCGTTCGACCCGTATCGCGACGAACTGCGTTCGCTGGTCGGCACCGACCTCGGCGAGCTCGAAGGCATCTGGGAAAAACGCCCGGAAAGCGCGCGCAGCGGCTGGCGTCCGGAACTGGAAGTGATCGTCGCCGGGCAAGTGGTCGGCCTGCGCAAGAAGGGCGACAGCCAGATGTTCGTGCAGATCGAGGACGGCCGCGGCCGCCTGGAGTGCGCGTTCTTCTCCGAGACCTACAGCGAATTCGCCGCGATGCTCGCGCGCGACCGCCTGCTGGTGATCCAGGGCGGCCTGCGCGAGGACGCCTTCAGCGGCGGCTTCGCCCTGCGCGCGGCGCGCTGCTGGGACTACAACGCGGTCTGCGCCAAGCATGCCCAGCGCCTGGCCCTGCGCCTGGACCTGCGCGTGCCCGGCACCTGGCAACGGGTGGACGCCCTGCTCGCCAAGCAGCGGCCCGGCCCGACCCCGATCCGCCTGGACCTGCTGCGCGACGGCGCGGCCGGCATGCTCGACCTCAACGGCCCGCAATCGGTGCGCATCGACGCCGAACTGACCGGCTCGCTGCGCGCCCAGCCCGGCGTCAAGGCGGTCAAGCTGACCCTGTCCAAGCCGTGGGCGCGCGCGTCCGGCGGCGGCGGAGACTGA
- a CDS encoding acetyl-CoA carboxylase carboxyltransferase subunit alpha, producing the protein MNPNYLDFEQPIADLEAKIQELRHASSGPAVDIDTEIHALQDKLRLRTAQIFRDLSSWQISQLARHPARPYTLDYVRVMCDEFQELAGDRAFADDNAIVGGLARIAGRSVVVVGHQKGRDTKSKIKRNFGMPRPEGYRKALRLMKLAERFGLPLLTFIDTAGAWPGIDAEERGQSEAIARNLMEMAGLKIPVICTVIGEGGSGGALAIGVGDRTLMLEYSTYSVITPEGCASILWKTADKAKDAAEQLGLTAKRLSELGLIDKIVREPIGGAHRNPKQMATRLKAVLINELEALDNVPVDELLQRRYERLRGYGAYEAA; encoded by the coding sequence ATGAACCCGAACTACCTCGACTTCGAGCAGCCCATCGCCGACCTGGAAGCCAAGATCCAGGAGCTGCGCCATGCCAGCAGCGGCCCGGCGGTCGACATCGACACCGAAATCCACGCCCTGCAGGACAAGCTGCGCCTGCGCACCGCGCAGATCTTCCGCGACCTCTCGTCGTGGCAGATTTCCCAGCTCGCCCGCCACCCGGCCCGGCCGTACACGCTCGATTACGTGCGGGTGATGTGCGACGAGTTCCAGGAACTGGCCGGCGACCGCGCCTTCGCCGACGACAACGCCATCGTCGGCGGCCTGGCCCGCATCGCCGGGCGCAGCGTAGTCGTGGTCGGCCACCAGAAGGGCCGCGACACCAAGAGCAAGATCAAGCGCAACTTCGGCATGCCGCGCCCGGAGGGCTACCGCAAGGCGCTGCGGCTGATGAAGCTGGCCGAGCGCTTCGGCCTGCCGCTGCTGACCTTCATCGACACCGCCGGCGCGTGGCCGGGCATCGACGCGGAAGAACGCGGCCAGTCCGAAGCCATCGCGCGCAATCTGATGGAGATGGCCGGGCTCAAGATTCCGGTGATCTGCACCGTGATCGGCGAAGGCGGCTCCGGCGGCGCGCTCGCGATCGGCGTCGGCGACCGCACCCTGATGCTCGAATACAGCACCTACTCGGTCATCACCCCTGAAGGCTGCGCCTCGATCCTGTGGAAGACCGCCGACAAGGCCAAGGACGCGGCCGAACAGCTCGGCCTGACCGCCAAGCGCCTGTCCGAGCTCGGCCTGATCGACAAGATCGTGCGCGAGCCGATCGGCGGCGCGCACCGCAACCCGAAGCAGATGGCGACGCGCCTGAAGGCCGTGCTGATCAACGAACTCGAAGCGCTGGACAACGTGCCGGTCGACGAGTTGCTGCAGCGCCGCTACGAGCGGCTGCGCGGCTACGGCGCGTACGAAGCCGCCTGA
- a CDS encoding discoidin domain-containing protein, translating into MRSKARSAVYRRHAQWTASAAGVCLCLGFAGAAAAANLALNKPATGSASCNGNETPAKAVNGSVSGGNADKFCSSASSKWLQVDLGASKRIASFVVRHAGAGGEPAAFNTRNFNIQVSADGSAWTTAATVSNNTDNVTTHNVGAVDARYARLNIATPTQGSDSAARIYEFEAHDAAAPAERVVLVLDQVPQFGIYRSTEPTTYTPPPGLLMWKRGTEFARKLSDAEKAGIGDDVALRITYHAQCDPYDRFASAFFINLPKGQTPTVDTPRVTFTDFISPFSDMWQGAKATRVYPDAAMDPYAAALANPDRDIWVGISGGSNPQYGSDACQQHGVTDPAIAEVGFKYSLALVSKKPLSAGGDPDVISLLSRSPETDDSIATGTVSHTANLGIATLAVSIAGYGASSGGQEYTNTNVSVKFNGAQIATFSTKIDCASYEQYSPRGNPGIFRNNNTSNPRSWCPGALVPMRYFDLGDISGKTLQFTLGVGNRSPWTADSVYNTSISVLEH; encoded by the coding sequence ATGCGTTCGAAAGCGCGATCGGCAGTGTATCGGCGGCATGCGCAATGGACGGCGTCCGCCGCCGGCGTGTGCCTGTGCCTGGGATTCGCCGGCGCCGCAGCGGCCGCCAATCTCGCCTTGAACAAGCCCGCGACCGGCTCGGCCTCCTGCAACGGCAACGAAACCCCGGCCAAGGCGGTCAACGGCAGCGTGTCCGGCGGCAATGCCGACAAGTTCTGTTCGTCGGCGTCGAGCAAGTGGCTGCAGGTCGACCTCGGCGCGAGCAAGCGCATCGCCAGCTTCGTGGTCCGGCATGCCGGCGCCGGCGGCGAGCCGGCCGCGTTCAACACCCGCAACTTCAACATCCAGGTGTCCGCCGACGGATCGGCCTGGACCACCGCGGCGACGGTCAGCAACAACACCGACAACGTCACCACCCACAACGTCGGCGCGGTCGACGCGCGCTATGCGCGGCTCAACATCGCCACCCCGACCCAGGGCAGCGACAGCGCCGCGCGCATCTACGAATTCGAGGCGCACGACGCCGCGGCGCCGGCCGAACGGGTGGTGCTGGTGCTCGACCAGGTGCCGCAGTTCGGCATCTACCGCAGCACCGAGCCGACCACCTACACGCCGCCGCCGGGGCTGCTGATGTGGAAGCGCGGCACCGAGTTCGCGCGCAAGCTCAGCGATGCGGAAAAGGCCGGCATCGGCGACGACGTCGCCCTGCGCATCACCTATCACGCCCAGTGCGATCCCTACGACCGCTTCGCTTCGGCGTTCTTCATCAACCTGCCGAAAGGCCAGACGCCGACGGTGGACACGCCGCGGGTGACCTTCACCGACTTCATTTCGCCGTTCAGCGACATGTGGCAAGGCGCCAAGGCCACGCGCGTGTATCCCGACGCGGCGATGGATCCGTACGCGGCGGCGCTGGCCAATCCGGACCGCGACATCTGGGTCGGCATCAGCGGCGGTTCCAACCCGCAGTACGGCAGCGACGCCTGCCAGCAGCACGGCGTCACCGATCCGGCGATCGCCGAGGTCGGGTTCAAGTATTCGCTCGCGCTGGTGTCGAAGAAGCCGCTCAGCGCCGGCGGCGACCCGGACGTCATCAGCCTGCTGTCGCGTTCGCCGGAAACCGACGACAGCATCGCCACCGGCACGGTCTCGCACACCGCCAACCTCGGCATCGCCACGCTGGCGGTCAGCATCGCCGGTTACGGCGCATCGTCGGGCGGGCAGGAGTACACCAACACGAATGTCAGCGTGAAGTTCAACGGCGCGCAGATCGCCACTTTCAGCACCAAGATCGATTGCGCGAGCTACGAGCAGTACAGCCCGCGCGGCAATCCCGGGATCTTCCGCAACAACAACACCAGCAATCCGCGCAGCTGGTGTCCCGGCGCGCTGGTGCCGATGCGGTACTTCGATCTCGGCGACATCAGCGGCAAGACCTTGCAGTTCACGCTCGGCGTCGGCAATCGTTCACCGTGGACGGCCGATTCGGTCTACAACACCAGCATCAGCGTGCTGGAGCACTGA
- a CDS encoding NADH:flavin oxidoreductase/NADH oxidase has protein sequence MSRLFAPLLQRSLTLRNRLAVSPMCQYSASDGLPNNWHLVHLGSRAVGGAGLILTEACAVSPEGRISAADTGLWNASQAEAWHRITCFLRAREAVVGVQLAHAGRKASVAAPWLGGQPVRPEDGGWTPVAASPLPFRDGAPQPRELQPIEIRTVVDDFAAAAQRALDSCFQLVEIHAAHGYLLHQFLSPLSNRRDDRYGGSFENRTRLLREVLAAVREVWPERLPLWLRISATDWAEGGWDIEQSVALARMVKDLGVDLIDVSSGGLVPNARIPADEPGYQVPFSARIRREAGIATGAVGLITRAAQAESIVAQGEADVVLLARELLRDPYFPHRAARELGAATHVPEQYQRAWN, from the coding sequence GTGTCCCGGCTTTTCGCTCCGCTGCTGCAACGCTCGCTGACCTTGCGCAACCGCCTCGCGGTCTCGCCGATGTGCCAGTACTCGGCGAGCGACGGCCTGCCCAACAACTGGCATCTGGTCCACCTGGGCAGCCGCGCGGTCGGCGGCGCCGGCCTGATCCTGACCGAAGCCTGCGCGGTGTCGCCGGAAGGCCGAATTTCCGCGGCCGACACCGGTTTGTGGAACGCCTCCCAAGCCGAGGCCTGGCACCGCATCACCTGCTTCCTGCGCGCGCGCGAGGCCGTGGTCGGCGTGCAGCTGGCGCATGCCGGGCGCAAGGCCAGCGTCGCCGCGCCGTGGCTCGGCGGCCAGCCGGTGCGGCCCGAGGACGGCGGCTGGACGCCGGTCGCGGCCTCGCCGCTGCCGTTCCGCGACGGCGCGCCGCAGCCGCGCGAATTGCAGCCGATCGAGATCCGCACCGTGGTCGACGATTTCGCCGCGGCCGCGCAGCGCGCGCTGGATTCGTGTTTCCAGTTGGTCGAGATCCACGCCGCGCACGGTTATCTGTTGCATCAATTCCTGTCGCCGCTGTCGAACCGGCGCGACGACCGTTACGGCGGCAGCTTCGAAAACCGCACGCGGCTGCTGCGCGAAGTGCTGGCGGCGGTGCGCGAGGTGTGGCCGGAACGCCTGCCGCTGTGGCTGCGCATTTCCGCGACCGATTGGGCCGAGGGCGGCTGGGACATCGAGCAGAGCGTGGCGCTGGCGCGCATGGTCAAGGACCTCGGCGTCGATCTGATCGATGTGTCGAGCGGCGGGCTGGTGCCGAATGCGCGCATTCCCGCGGACGAGCCGGGTTATCAGGTGCCGTTCTCCGCGCGCATCCGCCGCGAAGCCGGCATCGCCACCGGCGCGGTCGGGCTCATCACGCGCGCGGCGCAAGCCGAGAGCATCGTCGCGCAAGGCGAGGCCGATGTGGTGCTGCTGGCGCGCGAGCTGTTGCGCGACCCGTATTTCCCGCATCGCGCCGCGCGCGAGCTGGGGGCGGCGACGCATGTGCCGGAGCAGTATCAGCGCGCCTGGAACTAG
- the tilS gene encoding tRNA lysidine(34) synthetase TilS, with product MPESHADAISAALAELPSAPLWVGYSGGLDSSVLLHALAAAPAARARGLRAWHVHHGLHPDADAWAAHCAQVCAGYGLELTVARVSVARDGGDGPEAAARAARHAAFAAGLGDGEVLALAHHRDDQAETVLLRLLRGSGPDGLAAMRPWRECGRGHLWRPLLALPRAALEAYAQRHALDWIDDPSNDETRYDRNFLRHRVLPLLSERWPQAGAALAQSARLQDEAASLLDADDAAALAQVRSLDPQALSRSGLRALAPARRARVLRRWIAALDLPPLPAQGVARIESELLDARADAAAEFAWNGAVVRAWRDLLHAERHRAPLPPDWRAGWDGRAPLALPGGGQWRLQGAPGFDAALIAHARSGGERIALPGRTHRHSLKHALQALGVPPWERERLPLLSDGGGEVWAAGDLLYSARMETWLRERGARLVWVA from the coding sequence ATGCCCGAATCTCACGCCGATGCGATCTCCGCCGCGCTCGCCGAACTGCCGTCGGCGCCGCTGTGGGTGGGCTACAGCGGCGGCCTGGATTCCAGCGTGCTGCTGCACGCCCTGGCGGCCGCGCCGGCCGCGCGCGCGCGCGGCTTGCGCGCCTGGCACGTGCACCACGGCCTGCATCCCGACGCCGACGCCTGGGCCGCGCACTGCGCGCAGGTCTGCGCCGGCTACGGCCTGGAACTGACCGTTGCGCGGGTATCGGTTGCGCGCGACGGCGGCGACGGCCCCGAGGCCGCGGCGCGGGCCGCGCGCCACGCCGCGTTCGCCGCCGGCCTGGGCGACGGCGAGGTGCTGGCGCTCGCGCACCACCGCGACGATCAGGCCGAAACCGTGTTGCTGCGGCTGTTGCGCGGCTCCGGCCCCGACGGCCTGGCGGCGATGCGGCCGTGGCGCGAGTGCGGCCGCGGCCACCTGTGGCGGCCGTTGCTGGCGCTGCCGCGTGCGGCGCTGGAAGCGTATGCGCAGCGGCATGCGCTGGACTGGATCGACGATCCGAGCAACGACGAAACGCGTTACGACCGCAATTTCCTCCGCCATCGCGTATTGCCGCTGTTGAGCGAACGCTGGCCGCAGGCGGGCGCGGCGCTGGCGCAATCGGCGCGTCTGCAGGACGAAGCCGCGTCGCTACTCGACGCCGACGACGCGGCGGCGCTGGCCCAGGTGCGCAGCCTGGACCCGCAGGCGCTGTCGCGCAGCGGCCTGCGCGCGCTGGCGCCGGCGCGGCGCGCGCGGGTGCTGCGGCGCTGGATCGCCGCGTTGGATCTGCCGCCGTTGCCGGCGCAGGGCGTGGCCCGGATCGAATCCGAACTGCTCGACGCGCGCGCCGACGCGGCCGCCGAATTCGCCTGGAACGGCGCGGTGGTCCGCGCTTGGCGCGACCTGCTGCACGCGGAGCGACACCGCGCGCCGTTGCCGCCGGACTGGCGCGCCGGTTGGGACGGACGCGCGCCGCTGGCGCTGCCCGGCGGCGGCCAATGGCGGCTGCAAGGCGCGCCCGGCTTCGATGCGGCGCTGATCGCGCATGCTCGCAGCGGCGGCGAACGCATCGCCTTGCCGGGGCGCACGCACCGTCACAGCCTCAAGCATGCGTTGCAGGCCTTGGGCGTGCCGCCGTGGGAGCGCGAGCGGTTGCCGTTGTTGAGCGATGGCGGCGGCGAGGTGTGGGCGGCGGGCGATCTGTTGTATTCGGCGCGGATGGAGACGTGGTTGCGCGAGCGTGGGGCGCGGTTGGTGTGGGTGGCGTAG
- a CDS encoding exodeoxyribonuclease VII small subunit — MPRKTTTEASPVADFEQSLDALEQLVEKMEHGEMSLEESLAAYERGVGLYRRCQSALEQAELRVRLLTDPQDPAGAEPFGNAGPPGSEVDA, encoded by the coding sequence ATGCCCCGCAAAACCACTACCGAAGCCTCGCCGGTCGCCGATTTCGAGCAGTCGCTGGACGCGCTCGAGCAACTGGTCGAGAAGATGGAACACGGCGAGATGAGCCTGGAAGAGTCGCTGGCCGCGTACGAACGCGGCGTCGGCCTCTACCGCCGCTGCCAGAGCGCGCTGGAACAGGCCGAACTGCGCGTGCGCCTGCTCACCGATCCGCAGGATCCGGCTGGCGCCGAACCGTTCGGCAACGCCGGTCCGCCGGGCAGCGAAGTCGATGCCTGA